A window from Deltaproteobacteria bacterium encodes these proteins:
- the recG gene encoding ATP-dependent DNA helicase RecG, with protein MPKPFSKNDSPLATPVQFIKGVGPALAKKLAKLNVFTVEDLFYLIPIRYVDRRLISPIAEITPGKERTVIGHVMSAGVHLLGRSGKQVFEVTVSDNTGKISAKWFHFYLDYMRRNFQVGTKVLMAGEISFFKNKGQFLHPEVEFLENEVESDEFSRQGRREGEAPPALPVEGALPAPITEAGGKILPVYPLTEGVSQKMMRKIVRNAWDYFGQHLRPALPLDFLEKYHLADPWESVAQLHFPASDIDVNLLNERQSQAHRTLIFDEFFFLELGLALKKSKTVREQGIAFPHHAETEDRFLKILPFALTKAQCRVLKEIRKDMERSYPMNRLLQGDVGSGKTVIALACSLQAIANGYQAVIMAPTEILAEQHFQTMSRFLQPLGIPCGLATGGIKGKERETLYQSCKNGEVPLVVGTHALIQQGLEFAKLGFIVIDEQHRFGVLQRQALHKKGKMPDVLVMTATPIPRTLALTAYGDLDVSVIDELPQGRKPIATRLYGEKQREGMYQGMSQELKKNHQIFVVYPLIEESEKLDLKNATEMSQELKRLFEPDYKVALLHGRLPVQEKESIMADFKNQKVQILAATSVVEVGVDCPNATVMVVEHAERFGLSQLHQLRGRVGRSSFQSYCILMADYRRSEEAKKRLQVMVETHDGFRIAEEDLAIRGPGEFLGTRQAGLPEFRVANLAQDIDILSLARQGAFELIEKDPNLSLPEHQAFRAILRSRWKGKLELIQIA; from the coding sequence GTGCCCAAACCATTTTCCAAAAATGATTCTCCGCTCGCAACACCCGTGCAATTTATCAAAGGCGTGGGTCCTGCTTTGGCCAAAAAATTGGCGAAGTTGAATGTCTTTACCGTCGAAGACCTTTTTTATCTTATTCCCATTCGCTATGTTGATCGCAGACTTATTTCACCGATTGCGGAAATAACTCCGGGCAAGGAGAGAACCGTAATTGGTCATGTGATGTCGGCGGGCGTTCATTTATTGGGCCGCAGTGGCAAACAAGTTTTCGAAGTCACTGTCAGCGACAACACGGGAAAAATTTCTGCCAAATGGTTTCATTTTTATTTGGATTACATGAGGCGAAATTTTCAAGTGGGCACCAAAGTTTTGATGGCGGGAGAAATCAGTTTTTTCAAAAATAAGGGACAGTTCCTACATCCCGAAGTGGAGTTTCTGGAGAATGAGGTGGAGAGTGATGAATTTAGCCGCCAAGGGCGGCGAGAGGGGGAGGCTCCGCCGGCTTTGCCGGTGGAGGGGGCTTTGCCTGCCCCTATAACAGAAGCCGGTGGAAAAATTCTGCCTGTTTATCCGTTGACCGAAGGCGTTTCGCAAAAAATGATGCGAAAGATTGTACGCAATGCGTGGGATTATTTTGGACAACATTTAAGGCCGGCACTTCCTCTGGATTTTCTGGAAAAATATCATCTGGCCGACCCGTGGGAATCAGTTGCCCAGCTTCATTTTCCCGCCTCCGATATCGATGTCAATCTTTTGAATGAGAGACAATCTCAGGCACATCGCACCCTGATTTTTGATGAATTCTTTTTTCTGGAGTTGGGGCTCGCATTAAAAAAATCCAAAACAGTTCGGGAACAGGGGATTGCTTTTCCTCATCATGCCGAGACAGAAGATCGTTTTTTGAAAATACTCCCCTTTGCATTAACAAAAGCCCAGTGCCGTGTTTTGAAGGAAATTCGAAAAGACATGGAGCGCTCCTATCCGATGAACCGTCTTTTGCAAGGCGATGTGGGGAGCGGAAAAACGGTGATAGCGCTTGCCTGTTCTTTGCAAGCCATTGCCAATGGTTATCAAGCGGTGATTATGGCGCCGACCGAAATTTTGGCGGAGCAACATTTTCAAACGATGAGCCGCTTTCTGCAACCGCTTGGAATTCCTTGTGGGCTCGCAACCGGCGGTATCAAAGGAAAAGAGAGAGAGACTCTGTATCAATCCTGCAAGAATGGAGAAGTGCCTCTTGTTGTTGGAACACACGCTTTGATCCAACAAGGTCTGGAATTTGCGAAACTGGGATTTATTGTGATTGATGAACAACATCGCTTTGGCGTTTTGCAACGGCAGGCCCTGCATAAAAAAGGAAAAATGCCCGATGTTTTAGTGATGACGGCAACGCCCATTCCCAGAACTCTCGCGCTTACTGCTTATGGTGATCTGGATGTTTCCGTCATTGATGAACTGCCACAGGGGCGTAAACCTATTGCCACAAGACTTTACGGGGAGAAACAAAGAGAAGGCATGTATCAGGGCATGTCGCAGGAGTTGAAAAAAAATCACCAGATTTTTGTTGTCTATCCGTTGATTGAAGAGAGTGAAAAACTCGATTTGAAAAATGCAACCGAGATGTCTCAAGAACTCAAACGTCTTTTTGAACCCGATTACAAAGTGGCTCTTTTACATGGCCGTCTTCCTGTTCAGGAAAAAGAATCCATCATGGCCGATTTTAAAAATCAGAAAGTGCAAATTTTGGCGGCGACATCCGTGGTGGAAGTGGGGGTTGATTGTCCCAATGCCACCGTGATGGTGGTGGAACACGCCGAACGTTTCGGACTTTCACAACTTCATCAGCTTCGTGGAAGGGTGGGGCGCAGTTCTTTTCAATCGTATTGCATTCTGATGGCCGATTATCGCCGCTCAGAAGAAGCAAAAAAGCGCCTTCAAGTAATGGTTGAAACCCATGACGGTTTCCGAATTGCCGAAGAGGATTTGGCGATTCGCGGTCCCGGAGAATTTTTAGGCACAAGGCAGGCGGGTCTGCCGGAATTCAGGGTCGCCAATCTGGCACAAGATATTGATATTTTGAGCTTAGCCCGCCAAGGTGCTTTTGAATTGATCGAAAAAGATCCAAATCTAAGTCTGCCGGAACACCAAGCCTTCCGCGCCATCCTGCGCTCGCGCTGGAAAGGAAAATTAGAATTGATTCAGATTGCGTAA
- a CDS encoding OmpA family protein: MKKIKFGFWIAVVSFLSYPAFARFPSNSADYVRPAFDGGKFVVTSQSQGLYQWGYDLGLNLDYAFEPVEVVPATGAANRVAGVIDDFLVVHVTGAIGLTDWLDVGLDVPVVAYETFFNFVTRDASQCIVSGSVCPKQTKTKMGDILFATKLRLLDSDRSMFGVAIQPFISFPTGSGYYMTGYGQFSGGAKVVVDANIKRKVYFGLNVGYQVLKNRNYAPDTAFANIDDQILLSFGANVPIGKKFAALAEFYGETLAKSPFKHQIQSPFEFLIGARYEPGIIKRWKFSVLGGTGIDKGFGAPAWRTMAQVSYRNTKVVELSDEEASPVSVEAPYEEKIIIMQKIHFEFNKSNIRPVSYPILDDVVKVLEQNPQIKKIRIEGHTDWIGSDAYNIKLSQRRAEAVRGYLVKKGVSPDRLVATGYGKSRPVADNNTDEGRARNRRTEFTVLDNGGA, from the coding sequence TGCCGATTATGTCCGTCCCGCATTTGATGGTGGAAAATTCGTTGTCACTAGTCAATCTCAAGGTTTGTATCAGTGGGGTTATGATCTCGGATTAAATTTGGATTACGCCTTTGAACCCGTTGAAGTGGTTCCCGCAACAGGCGCCGCCAATCGTGTGGCGGGTGTTATCGACGATTTTTTGGTGGTGCATGTTACAGGGGCCATTGGTCTGACGGATTGGCTTGATGTCGGTCTGGATGTTCCGGTTGTTGCCTATGAAACATTTTTCAATTTTGTGACCCGTGACGCTTCTCAATGTATTGTGAGTGGATCAGTTTGTCCCAAGCAGACAAAAACAAAAATGGGGGATATCCTGTTCGCAACCAAGTTAAGGTTACTCGATTCCGATCGCAGTATGTTTGGCGTTGCCATCCAGCCTTTCATTTCGTTTCCGACCGGAAGCGGTTATTACATGACCGGTTATGGTCAGTTTTCAGGCGGCGCAAAGGTGGTTGTGGATGCCAATATCAAAAGAAAAGTCTATTTTGGTTTAAATGTCGGTTATCAGGTTTTGAAGAATCGCAATTATGCTCCCGACACGGCCTTTGCGAATATCGATGATCAGATTCTTTTGTCTTTCGGCGCCAATGTTCCCATCGGCAAAAAATTTGCCGCACTGGCTGAATTTTATGGTGAAACGCTTGCGAAATCTCCTTTCAAACATCAAATCCAATCCCCTTTTGAATTTTTAATTGGAGCGCGTTATGAACCCGGGATTATTAAACGCTGGAAATTTTCCGTACTGGGAGGAACCGGTATTGATAAAGGATTTGGAGCGCCCGCATGGCGGACAATGGCGCAAGTGAGTTATCGCAATACCAAAGTGGTTGAGCTCTCAGACGAAGAGGCCTCTCCCGTTTCCGTCGAAGCGCCCTATGAAGAAAAAATCATCATCATGCAAAAAATTCATTTTGAATTTAACAAGTCGAATATTCGCCCGGTCTCTTATCCCATTTTGGATGATGTCGTAAAAGTGCTTGAACAAAATCCGCAAATCAAAAAAATTCGGATTGAGGGACATACCGACTGGATCGGTTCCGATGCCTATAATATAAAACTTTCTCAGCGGCGTGCTGAAGCCGTGCGTGGGTATCTGGTTAAAAAAGGGGTTTCTCCCGATCGTCTGGTAGCCACAGGTTATGGCAAATCCCGTCCTGTTGCGGATAACAACACCGACGAAGGGCGCGCCAGAAACCGTCGGACCGAATTTACAGTCCTTGATAACGGCGGTGCCTAG